A single region of the Gadus morhua chromosome 5, gadMor3.0, whole genome shotgun sequence genome encodes:
- the eif2ak4 gene encoding eIF-2-alpha kinase GCN2 isoform X3, whose amino-acid sequence MNSPHTFTEERDDYLVHQENELEALSSIFGDDFKDLRNNDKWKIKRPPEVYLSLRPNGLNTGQESYVAVDLQVKCPATYPDAPPQLELKNAKGLSNENLQCLLNELTKLVSVRHGEVMIYELADHVQGFLSKYNKPPPSSFHEEMLKNQRRHQEKLDLEEKRRLDQRRKQEEETEKEIMAEIQRREDEKREEKRRKEMAKLERLESMEQPPASDPLGGRSSPSFTGPTPEPPDPKRGTRRRTTSNTRHRRETFNEDSPPLPNPLLFNKGSAGELLVHRGKCLGESERLGRSVYCGLEAHSGEFVVVYEWALQWNKKMGKFFTEQEKSKIEYCKKQIHGAESELSSLLRLEHPHLVRYQALSSSERDDCLVVDLLVEHVAGATSLNQSLLSQTPVALDRLRQHAAQLLAVLDYLHANSVVHKQLGASSVLLDPRGGVRLTDYSLSKRLGDVLKEEVFEQARVRFCEETALPARTGKKGDVWSLGLMLLALSQGKEVKEYPVAVPAGLPDDFHDFLKRCVCVNDVDRWNTKQLLEHSFLNPPPPKPIPQARDSSPEVEAEDFPSSVLPHSHILGAPFSAVLQPQFSRYFHEFEELQLLGKGAFGAVIKVKNKLDGCYYAVKRIQVNPVSKQFRRIKGEVTLLSRLNHENIVRYYNAWIERHETPPAASRLDCSDSSEPRSPADKRAAAPGPAPAARGLSLGLNTLGLDDGVEKNAPPPALASSVEWSTSIERSSSAKCSGRHSSEEDDDDDDDDEEDVFGASFMPSASDSSDIIFDNGDESAEDLSMVEPSKRQAVDTTESTDSERSTLIVHYLYIQMEYCEKSTLRDTIDQGLHEDSSRLWRLFREILDGLAYIHEQGMIHRDLKPVNIFLDSQDHVKIGDFGLATDHRANVAAGKLELEETGPAVMPKSDPSGNMTGMVGTALYVSPEVQGNAKATYNQKVDLFSLGIILFEMSYRPMTTGSERISVIGQLRTEAIEFPADFDQYETGMQRKVMLWLLNHDPALRPTAQELLRSELLPPPLMEESELHEVLQHTMANVNGKAYRSMVGQLFAQTTTPVMDYAYDMDHDKGFHFYSAKLQQYVYETITRTFKKHGAVRLQTPLLLPRNRKLYEGAELACFMDHSGMLVTLPYDLRMAFARYVARIKITNLKRYSIERVFRPRKHDRAHPRELLECAFDIVSPVTNSLLPDAEVIYTISEIIQEFPALQERNYNIYLNHTSLLKAILLHCGVPEDKLSHASNILCDAMSEKLTKREVEAKFCNMSLSTNSVQTLYKYIEQKGDLASLGPLLHSLTKQKTAVTQLAKQGHKDLEELTALLQRLGVKLQVVVNLGLVYKVQHHSGVIFQFVAFIRKRKRMVADIVAAGGRYDHLVLEFRGPASTTPAPTAVGASVALDKVCAAMASMEEPCTVSMGVPGGTRGSA is encoded by the exons ATGAATAGTCCGCATACTTTCACAGAAGAACGAGATGACTATTTAGTTCATCAGGAAAACGAACTAGAGGCCCTTTCGTCTATCTTTGGGGATGATTTTAAGGATTTACGAAATAACGATAAATGGAAG ATCAAAAGGCCCCCAGAGGTGTACCTCAGCCTCCGACCCAATGGCCTCAACACCGGACAGGAATCCTACGTGGCCGTAGACTTGCAGGTCAAATGCCCAGCCACGTACCCCGATGC GCCTCCCCAGTTGGAGCTGAAAAATGCCAAAGGCCTCTCCAATGAAAACCTCCAGTGTCTTCTCAATGAGCTTACCAAGCTTGTGTCGGTGCGGCATGGAGag GTGATGATCTATGAGCTGGCCGACCATGTCCAGGGTTTCCTGAGCAAGTACAACAAGCCCCCTCCGAGCTCCTTCCATGAAGAGATGCTGAAGAACCAGCGACGGCATCAGGAGAAGCTGGACCTGGAGGAGAAACGGAGGCTGGACCAACGCCGCAagcaggaagaggagacg GAGAAGGAGATCATGGCTGAAATCCAGAGAAGGGAGGACGAGAAAcgggaagagaagagaaggaaggaaaTGGCCAAACTG GAGCGTCTTGAGAGTATGGAGCAGCCCCCTGCGTCAGACCCCCTGGGGGGCCGGAGCTCACCCAGCTTCACCGGACCAACCCCTGAACCCCCGGACCCTAAGAGAGGCACCCGGCGCCGGACCACCTCCAACACCCGCcacag ACGAGAGACATTCAACGAAGACAGCCCTCCCCTGCCCAATCCACTCCTCTTCAACAAAGGATCAGCGGGGGAACTGCTGGTCCATCGAGGGAAGTGCCTGG GCGAGAGTGAGCGCCTGGGACGCAGCGTCTACTGCGGGCTGGAGGCCCATTCAGGGGAGTTTGTGGTGGTCTATGAGTGGGCACTGCAGTGGAACAAGAAGATGGGGAAGTTCTTCACCGAGCAGGAGAAGAGCAAAATCGAATACTGTAAAAAGCAG ATCCACGGCGCGGAGAGCGAGCTCAGCTCCCTGCTGCGGCTGGAGCACCCCCACCTGGTGCGCTACCAGGCACTGAGCTCCAGCGAGCGGGACGACTGCCTGGTGGTGGACCTGCTGGTGGAGCACGTGGCCGGCGCCACCTCCCTCAACCAGAGCCTGCTCAGCCAGACCCCCGTGGCCCTGGACCGGCTGCGGCAGCACGCCGCGCAGCTGCTGGCCGTCCTGGACTACCTGCACGCCAACTCGGTGGTCCACAAGCAGCTGGGGGCCTCCAGCGTGCTGCTGGACCCCCGGGGCGGCGTGCGGCTCACGGACTACAGCCTGTCCAAGAGGCTGGGCGACgtgctgaaggaggaggtgttCGAGCAGGCCCGCGTGCGCTTCTGCGAGGAGACGGCTCTGCCCGCCCGCACGGGCAAGAAGGGCGACGTGTGGAGCCTGGGGCTGATGCTGCTGGCGCTGAGCCAGgggaaggaggtgaaggagtaCCCGGTGGCGGTGCCCGCAGGCCTGCCCGACGACTTCCACGACTTCCTCAAGAG gtgtgtgtgtgtgaacgacgTGGACCGCTGGAACACCAAGCAGCTCCTTGAACACTCCTTCCTCAACCCCCCACCACCGAAACCAATCCCCCAAGCCCGGGACTCCAGCCCCGAAG TGGAGGCGGAGGACTTCCCGTCCTCGGTGCTGCCCCACAGCCACATCCTCGGCGCCCCCTTCAGCGCCGTGCTGCAGCCCCAGTTCTCCCGCTACTTCCACGAGTTTGAAGAGCTCCAGCTGCTGGGGAAGGGAGCCTTCGGGGCGGTCATCAAG GTCAAGAACAAGCTAGACGGCTGCTACTACGCCGTGAAGCGCATCCAGGTCAACCCGGTCAGCAAGCAGTTCCGCCGCATCAAGGGCGAGGTGACGCTGCTGTCGCGCCTCAACCACGAGAACATCGTGCGCTACTACAACGCCTGGATCGAGCGCCACGAGACGCCGCCCGCCGCCTCCAGGTTAGACTGCTCCGACAGCTCCGAGCCCCGCAGCCCCGCCGACAAGCGGGCGGCGGCCCCCGGCCCGGCGCCGGCGGCCAGGGGCCTCTCGCTCGGCCTCAACACCCTGGGCCTCGACGACGGCGTGGAGAAGAACGCCCCGCCCCCCGCGCTGGCCAGCTCGGTGGAGTGGTCCACGTCCATCGAGAGGTCGTCCAGCGCCAAGTGCAGCGGTCGCCACTCcagcgaggaggacgacgatgatgacgacgacgacgaagaaGACGTGTTCGGGGCGTCGTTTAT GCCGTCGGCCTCGGACTCGAGCGACATCATCTTCGACAACGGCGATGAGAGCGCTGAAGACCTGTCAATG GTCGAACCAAGCAAAAGGCAAGCCGTCGACACGACAGAGAGCACAGACTCGGAGCGATCTACCCTCATCGTACATTACCTGTACATACAA ATGGAGTACTGCGAGAAGAGCACGTTGAGGGACACCATCGACCAGGGGTTGCACGAGGACAGCAGCCGACTGTGGAGGCTCTTCAGGGAAATCCTGGACGGCCTGGCGTACATCCACGAGCAg gGTATGATCCACAGAGACCTGAAGCCAGTCAACATTTTCCTGGATTCCCAGGACCATGTGAAGATAGGAGACTTTGGCCTGGCCACTGACCACAGAGCTAATGTG GCTGCAGGTAaactggagctggaggagactgGCCCTGCGGTGATGCCTAAGTCGGATCCTTCAG GCAACATGACCGGCATGGTGGGGACAGCCCTCTACGTCAGCCCAGAGGTCCAGGGGAACGCCAAGGCCACCTACAACCAG AAAGTGGACCTGTTCAGCCTGGGGATCATCCTGTTCGAGATGTCCTACCGACCCATGACCACTGGCTCCGAGCGGATCTCCGTGATTGGCCAGCTTCGCACG GAGGCCATTGAGTTCCCGGCAGACTTCGACCAGTACGAGACGGGGATGCAG aggaagGTGATGCTGTGGCTGCTGAACCACGACCCGGCGCTGCGGCCCACGGCCCAGGAGCTGCTGCGGAGCGAGCTGCTGCCCCCGCCCCTGATGGAGGAGTCGGAGCTGCACGAGGTGCTGCAGCACACCATGGCCAACGTCAACGGCAAGGCCTACCGCTCCATGGTGGGCCAGCTGTTCGCCCAGACCACCACGCCCGTCATGGACTACGCCTACGACATGGACCACGACAAG GGCTTCCATTTCTACAGCGCCAAATTGCAACAGTATGTGTACGAAACCATCACCAGAACCTTCAAGAAGCACG GTGCTGTGCGTCTCCAaacccccctgctccttcccaGGAACAGGAAGTTGTACGAGGGCGCCGAGCTGGCCTGCTTCATGGACCACAGCGGCATGCTGGTTACACTGCCCTATGACCTCCGA ATGGCATTCGCAAGATACGTTGCGCGCATTAAAATCACCAACTTGAAGAG GTACAGCATCGAGCGCGTGTTCCGACCGCGGAAGCACGACCGCGCCCACCCCAGGGAGCTGCTTGAGTGCGCCTTCGACATCGTCTCCCCCGTCACCAACAGCCTGCTCCCCGACGCCGAGGTGATCTACACCATCTCCGAGATCATCCAGGAGTTCCCCGCCCTGCAG GAGAGGAACTACAACATCTACCTGAACCACACCAGCCTGCTGAAAGCCATCCTGCTCCACTGCGGAGTGCCTGAGGACAAGCTGAGCCACGCCTCCAACATACTGTGTGACGCTATG agTGAGAAGCTGACCAAAAGGGAAGTGGAGGCCAAGTTCTGCAACATGTCACTGTCGACCAATAGC GTGCAGACGCTCTACAAGTACATCGAGCAGAAGGGCGACCTGGCCAGCCTGGGGCCGCTGCTGCACTCGCTGACCAAGCAGAAGACGGCCGTCACCCAGCTGGCCAAGCAGGGCCACAAGGACCTGGAGGAGCTCACGGCGCTGCTGCAGCGGCTGGGCGTCAAGCTGCAG GTGGTGGTGAACCTCGGGCTGGTGTACAAGGTCCAGCACCACTCTGGGGTCATCTTCCAGTTTGTGGCGTTCATCCGCAAGCGCAAGCGCATGGTGGCGGACATCGTGGCGGCGGGGGGACGCTACGACCACCTG GTGCTGGAGTTCCGTGGGCCAGCCTCCACCACTCCGGCCCCGACTGCAGTAGGGGCCAGTGTGGCCCTGGACAAAGTGTGTGCTGCCATGGCCAGCATGGAGGAGCCG TGTACGGTTAGCATGGGTGTCCCCGGTGGCACTcgggggtcggcttag